CTATTCTCAGACAGCCATACATTATAAATGGAGCACAGCTTTCTGCAGGGGAAAGGCAGTGAGTGCTGAAGGGGTTTAGGTATCCATCTTTGATAAGGGCTTTGACAAATTCTATATTTATGCATTGTCAGATGACACCCTGGTACCATTGTTTCTTTAGTGCAGTCCACAGTAAATCAGGTAATATATAGAGAAGGTCAACCAAACGTGAAGTCAGGTGTGTATTTTAATACGTTCATCACTCTTCTCCTGCAGGCCTGGCGGAGGTATGACACTGACCGCAGTGGATACATTGAGGCAAATGAgctgaaggtaaaacacaaTCTTCACTTATTAATGACAAAACAAGTACATACCTGTTCTGGCAGCACAGTCACCTCTGTCTCAACAATATTTATGAAGAAGTTACTGAGGCACATCTGTTCTCTATTTCGTGAGTTGTGGCTGTGTATActtattaatgtgtgtgtgcatatttggTAATTACTGTAAACAACCCATACCTTGTTTGAGATGACGATTCACTTCCATGTTGTGTTAGTGGTTTAATTGGTGCTAATGTCCGAGGGAGCTATTCTAAGCCTGTACATGTGCATTGTGCTGTGCTGCGATTGAAAAGTCTCACTGTCATGTGAAGACAAACACATCGGGAGCTCTGCACATTAACACCATTAATTTTCTGTGTCTTCAGGGTTTCCTGACAGACCTGCTGAGGAAGGCAAACAGAGACTACGACGACAAGAAGCTCAAAGAGTACACACAGACAATTGTGAGTGCTAaggggaaatgtgtttttccttgtactgtagaaaatcatttttataatgttttataatgtaaatataattttataatgatatatattaaattattatattttaataatatatattaaaattacaGTGGTGTCTACACTGGTACTGACAGCCCAAAAGAACCTTGAACCTATTATACATTGTGTCATTTAATATAAAGCCTATTGTATTTTTGTCCATTTCTAGTTTACACAGGAATGTACACTCAACAACAATGCCTTTTGCTCCTTATGTTCAATATGTACCACTTTGCTGCTACATTTTCTACATAATGTAACTGAACATCCCTAAAGGCTTGAATTTTAATGTACCGAACAGCATCAATGTCTGTGTTCACCCTTCAGCTCACATGTAATGCTGATACATTATGTTTCTGTGGTCTCAACACAATTGAATGGAAATGttttaacatgtgtgtgtgtgtgtgtgtgtgtgtgtgtgtgtgtgtgtgtaagactgTACATGTTTTTCTCTAAATGCTCTTCTTTCtgtgcagttgaagatgtttgatcTTAATGGTGACGGTAAACTGGGTCTCTCTGAGATGGCGAGGTGAGTGCAAATCCAGtttcatttgtatgtatgtaaagtTTCAAACCTCTCCTAAGTGATGCTAATAAGATGAAAccttctttgttgtgttttgccgCAGGCTCTTGCCAGTCCAGGAAAATTTCCTGCTGAAGTTCGAGGTAAATTTACACTCCAATTGATTTTACTATAGCAACTTAAGACGGGAGTCCTGTAGGTCTGATGTAAAGAAGTCAGAAATCAAGATTACTGGATTTACTGCAAGAGGATTATTTGTCATCAAAGTACTGAATGGACATATGGATCattgacacatacagtatgtgtgtttactAATCTTAAGTCCTTCAGGATTTAAATATACtgcataacattttttttaaaggaatgtATGTTTCCTTTAAACACACTTCATAATTAAAGTCCTGTAActtgaatatgaaaataaaaaagacataagTGCTGCACAGTGACAATTTGAATCTGCATATATGTGATCTCccacatgttttttgttataCATGTTCCCATACGTACATGCTAGCTTGCCAGAGCAGATCAACAATTCCTTTCTGTCACAGGATTAGTCTGTCTGATCAGGATTAACTCAACTCCCAGTTATCATAATCTGCATGGATTAATATCAGTTCTGGATCTGGTGGGGCTTTTACCGCTCTCTAGAAACATCCTGCAGTTTCTATTAATTTTCActcctctgtcactctgtctttctTACACTCATGCAGGGCATCAGACTCACAGTGAAAGAATTTGACTCCCTCTTCACCCTCTATGATAAGGTTTGTCAGTTTGCTTTCATATATGCTCTatctgtgtctctatctctatAGTGCCTAAATACAATCCTTCCTTCTATGTTATACACtttgtacactgtgtacttcctggtGTAGTGCATCCATTTTCGGCAGGGTAGGGTTGTCTCATTCAAGTATGGCCGTCGTGCATTTTCTGGAAATGACAATGGCAGCATTTTACCGTTTCTTCTTCAGTAAGTTGCAACCATGTGGAGCATTAGCTGCCATCCGGGTACTCTCAGTATACTGTATTTTGCCATAATTGGCAGTGTTAAATGCACGTATGTATTAAAAAATAGCAAGTCTAAGTATGGAAGTCttgtttttacattacatacttTTCCTTTGTATAATACGGACCTCTTGTGCTTTCTTTAACCAGGATGGTAATGGCTATATTGATGAGCAGGAGCTGGATGCTTTGCTGAAGGACCTCTGTGACAAGAACAAAATGGTAATGAATAGTTAGCCTATTGATTGATCAGTTCAGGTTACTTTTCTACTTGCCAAATATAGAGCTGATAGCTGTCTCTGCGATGTATTGTATGTTTGCACCATCCATAGACCCCTCTGTGCCCACTGATTGTATGTGCCTGTGTCATTTCTGGCAGGACGTGGACTCAACAGGACTTGGGGGTTACAAGAAGAGCATCATGGCTCTGTCTGATGGAGGGAAACTGTACCGCACTGAGCTGGAGATTGTCCTCTGCCGGGACTCCACGCTGTGACCTCCCCCCTTGGGACCCCTCCATCTTAACTCTATTCGACTGCCTCCTCCTTCCTACCTCCTGATGTAACCTGGTGCATGTCTGACCCTTAACCTTGCTACACCACTTAGAGTTAAAACTAAAGTGCTCCTGAAAGCACAAAGTGTACCGCTGGCCCTGCTGTTTTAACCCCTCTGAGGTCTTTCTTTGAATTTTATCTGCAGGTCCATAGTGAAATATCCATAGCAATGACTACACAGatatattgtgtatttatttgtttgacttcctgtttttaacatgcatttgtattttttacattcatCTCATATCTATATCCGTTCTCCTCTAAATGAGTTTAAAATACTTGTGTTCCATAGCATctgctcatttgttttatttatttctatttaattcGATAttatcctgttttatttgatgaGGCTTGTACTGTTCTATTTAAGATATATTAAAGATATTACTGagagaatgaataaatgtaCCGTGAGAGCTCTTGTCCTAATTATTCACTTGCATTAAAAAGTCATATGTTCATGTGAACAATGTTCTGCTACACCTCAGCTATCAGGGGGAATATTTCAGCTGTGCCGCTGCTTCGACTGTGAGAGGTTTGTTTAGTGTGTAGAAGacgctcacacactcacactcagacccccctcccacacacacacacacacacactgagagttGTGTAGATCCAGTGAAGATTACAGCTCCGATACAGATGCCCAAAGCAAGTGTTTTCTCCAGAGTGCTCCACCTTCACTTTCTAATCTCTTGATAATAGAGAGTGTGATGTCGAAAAAGCTTGTGCTGCTCCATTTTTCATAGAGGGGGGTTACTGAAGCCTCTGTGGCACTTTGTGATGAAGTGAGCAGAGTGGgacaagaaacaacagaaatcCAGCAGGATGATTGTGTCGTTCttttacatgcacatacacacgcaAATCTGCGATGAGAAAATATAACATGGCAACCAAAGCACTTAAATAATTGAAATATGTCTCTTTCTCATCCAAAGGTGTACATCTCACCTCACCAACACGTTCTCCAATATACCACTAATTATGTAATATGACAACATATCTTTATGGATTATTTATCTTTCATTGATGACTGAAATTACAAATGACagtcctttttaaaatatgctgTCCTACTATACTGAAAACTGTGGCCATTTTCTATTTCCTTCTATAGGATAGAGAGTCAACACCCCCATATTTCAGCATTATGGAACAGTCTTCTTCCCATCAATTAATAATCAGCTCTTTCATCTTTAATTAAACTCACTATCTTTAAAgcacacccattcacacacaccatcactgcggccacacacattcactcacacaaaaacaatacagcGTTCACCTCTTTCAGCGAGTGTTAAATGTTATAGACACATGTgggcgcacaaacacacacacacacacgtacacgaaGACACACAGTGAAACTCTGCGCCTTGGTTCAAGCTGTTAACTGCtgacaacaagaaaaaagagagtTATATCCGCTCTGATTCCTTCACACACATCAGTCCCACCCagtgagagagatgagacaaGCGAGCGATACAGACAGATGAGATACTCTCTGTTATTTATCCTCTgtacagctgcacacacacacacaggctacaAAGATAGTaaacaaattctcacatttgcATAAATTTAAAAGGGGACACTGCACGTGATGTACTACCCTGTGTTAACAATTAAGCCACCCATACATCCAAACTCAGTGTAAAACATTGCAGTAGTCCCATCTACAGTGAAGCCATTCAGACATTTCTTTTGGATGTGACAAAAAGATGCCATGTTGCTAATTTCTTCTGTTCTATTCCATAATCACCCTCTTTATCTTCTGCCCAACATCATCATACTGTCTGTTCTATTAGATTttttaacaacaacattaacaacagtGTTCATGGTGGAGTTTTTAGTTACAGTTTTCCAAGATATGAAAGTTGTCTCAGAGATTTTTGTTGCCCTAgataaaatgtgcaaatattagTGATATTTTTGGATCTTAGTCtaattgtgtgtgtctcttgtgacagacactggagacaatgattgtttttctctgttacCTTACCAACAGAAATCACATAATTCACATTGCACGATACAAACACTTAAacagaatgaactttgaaaatGTCAAGTTTCTAGTTGCATAAAGTGTTTTGTACTCAGCGCTAAAGTGATAGTCATAGGTGTATGCAAACCCatgatcacatcacatcacaatttgcatatttaaactcAAACAATGTTGTTACAGATGAAAATGAGCCTCTATGGCTAAATCTGGCACATTTACATGCTGCATCCAAGTGTTGTGGTAATTAATGTGCAGCATTGCTccttaaataaatacacacaaacaaaacaaaggctcTGTACATGCTCAGAGGTGTTTTCGCTTATTAAGGCTGCTGAAGCTCCTGCTCAGATTCAGGCAGAGTTACAAGTGTAACATGTCCCTCTCTAAATGGTACAACAAAGTAAAAAGAGGAACACATCAATGaggagacattttgacatgtaacAGTAAGTCTGAGGGTGCTGTGTGTATTGTGCATGCcagctcactgtcacactgtcatgacttactgggacacttgaatatATCAGAGCTGTCATTAATGGTACTAGGAACTATGTTCTCAGGAATCACAGATGTTAATGCAGCACAAATAGGGAGCGTTTTTctgattacttttattttgcataTATAATACTTCATCTTGACATTTTAGTTGGCATCATGTATATCCTTTGTATAATCATTTGACATTGCTCTAttgttttgtccttcacagaGGGAGCTGAAATCAAGCATATGGCGGCACATatgctgaaaacacaaaacaatcaaaatgcAATGTACGCGTTGATTTGTGAATATTTCTTTCcgatgtgagaaaaaaaaaatccttttgaTAAAAATGTATGACTAAACATGTGAGACCTACCAAAACAAAGTGAACCATAGCGAGGAACAGCAAACAGGAAATTGTTACAGAATAGAGCCCACACTGTGTCAACTATTATTGCTACAtgatacatgaaataaaatctaatgTCTAATGGCTCACTAGCACTGCTTCTCATCAACTCATCATCACACAGGCTTGTTGTCACACAACCTATTAACCCATAACCTTGCAGAGAGTGCAGTATGAGTTTATATGTTGTACTGTGAATTTGAAAATGCAAAACTATCATGTAAACAAATGGCTGCAGATTTTAgaataacaacaaaaaggaGTGTGCgcacacatttactgtacaatGGGCATTAAAGAAGCTTGGTTAACCCTAAACTAAGCTGTGAAATGTCACTCAAACACTTTTCTCTTATCAGTTTTTATGctgatctgtcattttaatgcttctttcagctctttaCTCATCAGCACTCTTTATTATACTGTCCATGTGATGGACAACGCTGTATTTTTCCTTATCAGTGCACCACATTGTTTTTGAACACTGCATGTGGGGATGTGAATTCTCTCTCGCTGTAAATATATCTCCTCCACACACTGGCAGTCCCTCATGCAAGCCAAGTTGATGTGACTCTGTTGGGGTGCCAGTGAGTTGTCTGTCTGGttgcagggggaaaaaaatgtttcatggaCTTCCAGGCTCTGTTGTGTGATGTTCTTCCAGGTCTCTGTTCCTTCTACACAGACTGTCTGACAGCGAGGTTGCTGTTCTTTTAAACTTGTAAGACTCtgaaagtgaaaacacactTATAATCTCCACTTAATGCAGAACATCGAGCAAAGACAAACTTGTACTCTGAGTGATTAAAAGGATATTAAAAGAACAATATGTTCAACACTGGaagaaaataatgtgttttttggttAGAATCATGCTTCATCcaatccattaaaaaaatgctATTATTGTTAAGTTGCTTTATAAGAAACAATGTGTGCTGGTGAGCTCTGTGGAGTGAAATGTAGAGAAAGTCTCCATCTGGTGGTAAATTGGCTTTTGCAAATAGATAAAGTAAACAACTTTATTACCATTTTCTGCAGTGGTTAAGATACAATTAGTAATACTGCATAATCACAGATTTTTGAAGATTACCAGCAGATAATTGAATAAACATGGATAAAGCAACTACAAAATCAGGTTCAGCGCATAAGATGATGCAGTGTCTATTGTGTGACATTGCCCTCAAGTGGACAAATTAAGTATCTGCAGAATGCCACTGTCAGAGAATCAAGTATCCCATAAAAAAGTAACCATCACCATAGAAGTTTTGTTTGTCACTTAAACTGTGAACACTTGGACATCAAACATTCAGGATCATGTCCACTGTCTTTCAAGCAGATAAGCTTTTGTGATATTATCATTAAAAAGACTACTGCAATTTTGTTCAAGTACACATTGTTCAGTTTCATCTGACATTCAGTTCACTTTGAAACttaaataccttttttttagcttgtccAGTTACagataacaaataaaatatgatatagaTTAAGCTACAGAGCAGTATATAAAGTGTGAAGGCATTTTCTGTTGgaggttacacagggtcaagtaccttgaggtcactgtaggggTAGTGTTAAATCTTTAAGATACAATGcaactgtatgtttgtgtttaagaaAGGAGGcgccattctgatcattactatggtaaccgagGTCAGTTGATAGGGCTATCTCACTCCATAGACACAACACATAGAAACTACTACAGTCAGATAACAAAGTGcaaacatatttctttgtttgcagACTAATAATCCGTTGGCTAATACTTTATGCTGTTTGCAGTGGGTATGGCCATTAATCAGTCCCTGCAGAGAATAATCaatctataaaaacacacaacacaagatTCATGAACGGTTTTTATCCCAAAGCCATCACCATAATGAACTCTGTGCTGAAAGCAAACCCGAACACATCACAACATAATAAATTGCAATTATGTGCATTAATGGTCTTTTTAACTGCATACAATGGCATTAATGAGTGTGAGATACAAAGGATATGCGATGTGTAATAGGAGTAAATGGAGGAAGAGTATTTTTCATCTATTTTATTCTAACTGAGTCTGGTTCTCGAGTGCACCTgaatttaatatgttttgtacaatgacaataaagaaatcttatcttatcttatcttttgGACATAGAGTAGTTGTAGCATTATCTTGAGGGCATATAGACAAGCCATAGAGGACAGTTTCTTCAGGATTGAGCAACAACATCATGCAACAACAGGTGAATTGATAAATCCTCAGGTAATACCTTAAGAAAGGACATTAGCTCAATTGTTCCCAGCAGcaaacatacatatctatatcAATGATTAGAgtctaataataaaatgaacatgtttCTGAAATAAACCATAAGTATTTGTTTTTGGTACTTTAAATAGGCTATATTTTGATGCTAAAACATTTCACTTGTTACAGAGATTTCATTGTGCTATTACTACTTTTCTTAAGTAAATGCTGTAAGTATTTGTCCCATCACTGACTCTTTCAATGTTCATGTTGATTAGACATTAGACATCCAGTGAAGGCCTCCACTCTGTCAATCACATGGCACATGTGGTCTATCAATACAATAACGTGTTGACGTTTCGTGGATGTATGAGTGTGCGACTCCTCTCCACTCCTCGGgattagtgatgtgtcggtcgcgaacgatccggttctaagagccggctctatgaagtgaacgacgggagccggctcctcgtTGGGAGTCGATTTAGGGagccgtttttttttgtttttttttcccccttctgtgcctccctgtctcctctccctgacACTCTCTctcatgccatgcctgttctcacacatcttgaccaatcacgttcggctttcaattaaaaaactggagaaaaaaaaaattagcgggaaaaaaacttttttttctccactttttttgt
The Larimichthys crocea isolate SSNF chromosome VIII, L_crocea_2.0, whole genome shotgun sequence genome window above contains:
- the LOC104927259 gene encoding calretinin; its protein translation is MATQAQQPPHLHLAELTAAQFIDIWKHFDADGNGYIEGKELESFFKELENVRRGAGAGMDPSHAAFKEKMKEFMANFDKNSDGRIEMSELAQLLPTEENFLLCFREFVGSSSEFMAAWRRYDTDRSGYIEANELKGFLTDLLRKANRDYDDKKLKEYTQTILKMFDLNGDGKLGLSEMARLLPVQENFLLKFEGIRLTVKEFDSLFTLYDKDGNGYIDEQELDALLKDLCDKNKMDVDSTGLGGYKKSIMALSDGGKLYRTELEIVLCRDSTL